CCAAACAGAAATATCCGAACCGATAGTGGAGGCAGTCATGATTGGTACTGACTTTCAGCAAGGAATTTCTTTTATCAGTCCTGGTAGAGTGATTAAAAGTCAAAATAACTATAAGCGATCGCCTTTAAAATAGAATTTTTCAAAAGCTAATTTATCGAACAGAATTCAGGAGTCAGCACTCAGTATGGTAAAGGGGACTTGTGTGATGCGGCGCTATCGGGAATCGCAGAATAGGGGAGTTGATAGCCGATAGGTAGATAATACGTAAGCAATTTTTTTTTGTAACGAACTTATGTAAAGCTGTAAAAGAAAAATGCCTTGTTAAATCTATGAACATCCATAAAGTCTCTACTACTCCCTTCAGCGACCAAAAGCCTGGTACTTCTGGGCTGCGGAAAGCAGTTAAGGTTTTTCAGCAGCCCCACTACCTGGAAAATTTTATCCAATCCATCTTCGATTCTGTAGGGGACTTGCAGGGACAAACCATAGTCCTGGGTGGTGATGGTCGTTATTACAATCGCCAAGCCATTCAAATCATTTTGAAAATGGCTGCGGCCAATGGAATTGGGCGGATTAAAGTTGGCCAACGGGGGATTTTGTCTACTCCTGCAACTTCCGCGATTATTCGCAAGTACGAGGCTATTGGTGGCATCATCTTGTCTGCTAGCCATAATCCGGGCGGGCCAAATGGTGACTTTGGCGTGAAATATAACATTAACAACGGTGGCCCAGCCCCGGAAAAGGTGACAGAGGCTATGTACAATCGCAGTAAAGTGATTGATAGCTACCAAATTCTGGAAGCATCAGATGTAGATTTAGAAACTTTGGGTGAGTCACATTTAGGAGAGACGGTAGTTGAGGTGATTGACTCCGTACATGATTATCAAGAGTTAATGGAGTCCCTGTTTGATTTTGAACAGATTCACCAACTGTTGACAAAAGGAAATTTTCGGTTCAGCATCGATGCCTTACATGCGGTGGCTGGCCCTTATGCCCATGCTATTTTCGAGCAACGTTTAGGCGCACCAGTGGGAACTGTGCAAAATGGTACACCCCTAGAAGACTTTGGCGGCGGCCACCCTGACCCAAATCTGGTTTATGCCCATGATTTAGTAGATATTTTGTACGGAGAGAATGCGCCCGACTTTGGGGCAGCTTTTGATGGAGATGGCGATCGCAATATGATCTTAGGGCGTAAATTCTTTGTCACCCCTAGCGATAGCCTCGCAGTGTTAGCCGCAAACGCCAAGCTAGTCCCTGGTTATAGTGCAGGTTTAGCCGGGGTAGCGCGATCGATGCCTACTAGCCAAGCAGTAGATCGAGTTGCTGCTCAGATTGGGATTGAATCTTATGAAACACCCACAGGCTGGAAGTTTTTCGGCAATCTCTTAGACGCGGGGAAAGCAACTCTGTGCGGTGAAGAAAGTTTTGGTACCGGCTCTAATCATATCCGTGAAAAAGATGGGCTATGGGCTGTCCTGTTTTGGCTGAATATCCTAGCAGTCCGGCAACAATCTGTTGAGCAGATTGTCCGGGAACACTGGCAAACCTATGGACGCAATTATTACTCACGCCATGACTATGAAGAGATAGAGACAGGTCCAGCCAACACTTTAATAGAAAGACTGCGTTCCTTATTGCCAAATCTTAAAGGCAAGCAATTCGGTAACTATCAAGTTGAATACAGTGATGACTTTAGTTATACCGACCCTGTTGATGGTAGCATTAGCCATCAACAGGGTGTTCGCATTGGCTTTACCGATGGCTCCCGCATTGTCGTGCGACTTTCTGGCACGGGCACTCAAGGTGCAACCCTAAGAGTTTATCTAGAAAGCTACGAGCCAGATCCCGCCAAACATGACCTTGAGCCACAGCAAGCACTTGCTTCTTTAATCACTATTGCTCAAGAGATAGTCCAGATTCGCGAACTGACAGGACGGGAACAGCCAACTGTAATCACCTAGCACTTTGTTAATACCAACTTGAAGAAAGAATCCCACAAATGAGTAATGAGTAATAAGTAATGAGTAATAAGTAATGAGTAATGAGTAAAAACTTCTTACTTCTTACTCATTACTTCTCCCCGGCACATGCGCAGGCTTTAAGAGGTGTGCTGAGAAATCCGGGTTAATCATCTTCTAATTTCAGTAATTGTTCATCGAGAATTTGTATCCGTCCGCGCACAATTTCTTCTGAAAGAATTCGCTTCCGCATTGCCTCATTGAGCGCTCCTTTTTCTGCCAGCAGTAAACG
This portion of the Nostoc sp. GT001 genome encodes:
- a CDS encoding alpha-D-glucose phosphate-specific phosphoglucomutase, producing MNIHKVSTTPFSDQKPGTSGLRKAVKVFQQPHYLENFIQSIFDSVGDLQGQTIVLGGDGRYYNRQAIQIILKMAAANGIGRIKVGQRGILSTPATSAIIRKYEAIGGIILSASHNPGGPNGDFGVKYNINNGGPAPEKVTEAMYNRSKVIDSYQILEASDVDLETLGESHLGETVVEVIDSVHDYQELMESLFDFEQIHQLLTKGNFRFSIDALHAVAGPYAHAIFEQRLGAPVGTVQNGTPLEDFGGGHPDPNLVYAHDLVDILYGENAPDFGAAFDGDGDRNMILGRKFFVTPSDSLAVLAANAKLVPGYSAGLAGVARSMPTSQAVDRVAAQIGIESYETPTGWKFFGNLLDAGKATLCGEESFGTGSNHIREKDGLWAVLFWLNILAVRQQSVEQIVREHWQTYGRNYYSRHDYEEIETGPANTLIERLRSLLPNLKGKQFGNYQVEYSDDFSYTDPVDGSISHQQGVRIGFTDGSRIVVRLSGTGTQGATLRVYLESYEPDPAKHDLEPQQALASLITIAQEIVQIRELTGREQPTVIT